In Populus alba chromosome 1, ASM523922v2, whole genome shotgun sequence, a single window of DNA contains:
- the LOC118058151 gene encoding protein SIEVE ELEMENT OCCLUSION B-like, with product MESGLPLIRHPAQGFNASQQLIKSDRGSMLTMSDDNVMMKQIVGTHAPDGREVDVKPLLLLVEDILKRATQQIDTSLTTSQAHAEMEDKTHQVNFVSMLDALSYTIDRISCEIAYKALGGTDAHATTVSLFNMLTSYSWDAKLVLTLSAFALNYGEFWLLAQIYSSNQLAKSMAILRQLPSIMEHSGPLKPRFDAINNLIKVMMDVARCVVEFKDLPSAYISNEVPALSTAMAHIPTAVYWTMRSVVACAAQITSLTTMGHEFSISTNVAWELSTLAHKLSNILDHLRKQLDTCYQYIDEKRNVESFQMLKNLFEMIHIDNMKVLKALIYAKDDIQPLIDGSSKKRVHLDVLRRKNVLLLISALDMSNDELSILEQIYNESRHQGARLNSQYEVVWVPIVDRSVQWSDPMKGKFESMQSSMPWFTVYHPSLIEKAVIRFIKEVWHFRNKPILVVLDPQGKVVCPNALHMMWIWGSNAFPFTSLREESLWKDETWRLELLVDGIDPEILNWIKEGKYIFLYGGDDEEWVRKFTNTARAVAQAARIPLEMVYVGKSSKREKIRRVIATITVEKLSYVWQDLTMIWFFWTRLESMLYSKIQLGKLDDHDPMMQEIKKLLSYDREGGWAVLSNGSNVVVNGHKTTALQTLLEYDLWKEQVPVKGFDLAFRDHQGRIHDIARPCCRFDFPMTTGRIPGTMKCPECNSTMEKFSTFLCCHDEVIPDELFK from the exons ATGGAATCAGGCCTTCCCCTCATCAGGCACCCTGCCCAAGGGTTTAATGCGAGCCAGCAACTGATCAAGAGTGACCGCGGCAGCATGCTAACAATGTCTGATGACAATGTGATGATGAAACAAATTGTAGGAACTCATGCTCCTGATGGCCGAGAGGTTGATGTCAAACCTCTTCTCCTCCTTGTTGAAGACATCCTCAAACGTGCCACCCAGCAAATCGATACCTCTCTGACG ACTTCCCAAGCCCATGCTGAAATGGAGGACAAGACTCACCAAGTCAATTTTGTTTCCATGCTCGATGCACTGTCGTATACAATAGACAGAATTTCCTGCGAG ATTGCCTACAAGGCACTGGGCGGGACAGATGCCCACGCAACAACTGTCTCACTTTTCAACATGCTAACAAGCTATTCCTGGGATGCCAAGCTTGTGCTCACCTTGTCAGCTTTTGCTTTGAATTATGGAGAATTCTGGCTGCTTGCCCAGATTTACTCATCAAACCAACTTGCCAAATCCATGGCAATCCTCAGGCAACTGCCTAGCATCATGGAGCACTCAGGGCCCTTGAAGCCTCGCTTCGATGCCATTAACAATCTGATCAAGGTCATGATGGACGTGGCAAGGTGCGTGGTTGAGTTCAAGGATCTACCGTCAGCTTACATTTCTAATGAAGTACCAGCATTGTCCACAGCAATGGCCCATATCCCTACTGCTGTCTACTGGACCATGAGGAGTGTTGTGGCTTGTGCTGCTCAGATTACTAGCCTCACTACCATGGGACACGA GTTTTCTATATCAACCAATGTGGCATGGGAGCTATCGACCTTGGCTCACAAACTCAGCAACATACTTGACCATCTCAGGAAGCAATTGGATACTTGCTACCAATACATAG ATGAAAAGAGGAATGTCGAATCCTTTCAAATGCTAAAGAATCTCTTTGAAATGATCCACATTGACAACATGAAGGTCCTAAAGGCCCTGATTTATGCCAAGGATGATATCCAGCCACTTATAGATGGCTCTTCCAAGAAAAGA GTCCATCTTGATGTGCTTAGAAGGAAAAATGTGCTTTTGCTCATTTCTGCCCTCGACATGTCAAACGATGAGCTTTCAATTCTTGAACAGATATACAATGAATCCAGGCATCAAGGAGCTAGGCTCAATAGTCAGTATGAGGTGGTCTGGGTCCCAATTGTGGACCGTTCAGTCCAGTGGAGTGATCCAATGAAGGGGAAATTTGAAAGCATGCAGTCTTCAATGCCATGGTTCACAGTGTACCACCCTTCACTGATTGAGAAGGCAGTCATTAGGTTCATCAAGGAGGTGTGGCACTTCCGGAACAAGCCTATTCTTGTGGTGCTTGACCCTCAAGGCAAGGTGGTTTGCCCAAATGCACTCCACATGATGTGGATTTGGGGAAGCAATGCCTTCCCTTTCACTAGCTTGAGAGAGGAATCTCTCTGGAAGGATGAGACATGGAGGCTTGAGCTTCTAGTGGATGGCATTGACCCAGAGATTCTTAATTGG ATCAAGGAAGGAAAGTACATTTTCTTGTACGGAGGAGACGACGAGGAATGGGTGAGGAAGTTCACAAACACCGCACGTGCTGTGGCGCAGGCAGCTCGCATTCCCCTGGAGATGGTTTATGTGGGAAAGAGCAGCAAAAGGGAGAAAATCCGGCGAGTCATAGCGACAATCACCGTGGAGAAGCTCAGTTACGTCTGGCAAGACCTTACCATGATATGGTTCTTTTGGACCAGGCTAGAGAGTATGCTGTACTCCAAGATTCAGTTAGGCAAGCTTGATGACCATGATCCTATGATGCAAGAAATCAAGAAGTTGCTTAGCTACGACAGAGAAGGTGGATGGGCTGTGCTTAGCAACGGGTCTAATGTAGTGGTCAATGGTCACAAGACGACAGCTTTGCAAACATTGCTTGAGTATGACTTGTGGAAGGAACAAGTGCCTGTCAAGGGCTTTGATTTGGCCTTCCGTGATCACCAAGGCAGGATCCATGACATTGCTCGTCCCTGCTGCCGCTTCGATTTCCCAATGACTACGGGTAGGATCCCTGGGACCATGAAATGCCCAGAGTGCAACAGCACCATGGAGAAATTCTCCACTTTCCTTTGCTGCCATGATGAGGTCATTCCAGACGAGCTCTTCAAGTAA